The Leptolyngbyaceae cyanobacterium genome has a segment encoding these proteins:
- a CDS encoding filamentous hemagglutinin N-terminal domain-containing protein, with protein sequence MKFLDRSLYLATTLSCLSLFYPNIITAQIVPDATLPNNSIAIPDSKSIRIEGGTTAGGNLFHSFQEFSVPTGSEAYFNNAVDIQNIFSRVTGKNISNIDGLIRANGTANLFLINPNGIIFGQNAQLNIGGSFFGSTASSIRFSDGSEFSTTNPTAPSLLTINVPIGLQFDANPGSIVNRSQATAQINLPTLPIPFLLDNKVGLAVRPGQTLALVGGDIQINGGYLTASTGQIILGSVASPGLVSFTPTPFGLALNYDSIPNFGNIEISKVALLNTSGLGAGKVDIRGGNVTLSSVRIYGLTLGNIDGRGIDINAQNLRVERGAQIFTPTLGDGLGGNINIRATDSVEITGLGLEGYQRFYNQYLASGTLNPFDPQIVLLTGTVGRGDAGDINIEAGRLLVRDGVVGGSGTLGAGNGGNLNIRANTVEIVSSAINNGTTKESTGQGGSINVEAQRLI encoded by the coding sequence ATGAAGTTTCTCGATCGATCGCTCTATTTAGCAACTACCCTGTCCTGTTTGTCCCTGTTTTACCCCAACATCATCACTGCACAGATAGTTCCCGATGCCACCCTACCGAATAACAGCATTGCCATTCCCGATAGCAAAAGCATTCGCATCGAAGGCGGTACAACTGCTGGGGGAAATTTATTTCACAGCTTTCAAGAATTTTCTGTCCCTACTGGTAGCGAAGCATATTTTAATAACGCCGTCGATATTCAAAATATATTTAGTCGCGTCACTGGAAAAAATATTTCTAATATAGATGGATTAATCAGAGCTAACGGTACGGCTAATTTATTTTTAATTAATCCCAATGGCATTATCTTTGGGCAAAATGCCCAACTAAATATTGGTGGTTCCTTTTTCGGTTCGACTGCTTCTAGCATTAGATTTTCCGATGGCAGCGAATTCAGCACCACCAATCCAACCGCACCATCATTGTTAACAATTAACGTACCGATCGGCTTACAATTTGACGCCAATCCAGGTAGCATAGTCAATCGCTCCCAAGCAACCGCACAGATAAATTTACCAACTCTTCCTATCCCATTTCTTTTAGATAACAAAGTAGGATTAGCAGTAAGACCAGGACAAACATTAGCCTTAGTTGGTGGTGACATTCAAATCAATGGAGGTTATTTAACTGCTTCTACCGGACAAATTATTTTAGGTAGCGTAGCGAGTCCGGGTTTAGTTAGTTTCACTCCCACACCATTTGGTTTAGCTTTAAATTATGACAGTATTCCAAACTTCGGCAATATTGAAATATCAAAAGTTGCGCTCCTCAACACGAGTGGATTGGGTGCTGGGAAAGTAGATATCAGAGGGGGAAATGTTACCCTCAGTAGCGTGCGAATTTATGGATTAACACTGGGAAATATAGACGGCAGAGGGATTGATATCAATGCCCAAAACCTTCGAGTAGAGAGAGGGGCGCAAATTTTTACTCCCACATTAGGAGATGGCTTGGGGGGCAATATCAACATCCGCGCTACCGACTCTGTAGAAATCACCGGGCTAGGGCTTGAAGGTTATCAGCGATTTTACAATCAATATCTGGCATCTGGAACACTCAACCCTTTCGATCCGCAAATTGTTCTGCTCACAGGTACTGTCGGCAGGGGAGATGCTGGAGATATTAACATTGAAGCTGGACGGTTGTTGGTGCGGGATGGGGTAGTGGGCGGTAGCGGTACCCTTGGTGCTGGAAATGGCGGAAATCTGAATATCCGGGCTAACACTGTCGAAATTGTTAGTTCTGCAATCAATAATGGCACAACTAAGGAAAGTACTGGTCAGGGCGGAAGCATAAATGTTGAGGCACAACGGTTAATTAT
- a CDS encoding S-layer family protein produces the protein MRANGTANLFLINPNGIIFGQNAQLNIGGSFLGSTASSIRFADGSEFSATNPTAPSLLSINVPIGLQLGANPAPISVSGNGHDFTPSGPQPFWFPLRRGNSNGGLRVQPGKTFALVGGDINLSGGIVAAPSGRIELASVKEGSVSIDSAVSGWNLGYSAVHKDGEIQLTSRALLDVSGAGSGSIFVQTGSLRMRDASLILSQNFAPLPPGAIEIRASQLVELSNPNGDATVNTSIVSDALGGPGSNITISSQRLVLSDGSGIDAFAYIPAKGGNITVNAIESTEIIGASPVNPSAVSSIQSFTLGAGEGGDTALLTGRLRIAGGGAVGSTTAGTGNSGSVTIRATDGIEIISIQPVTLLPSIVNAASIGIGNAGNLTLEAASLTVRDGGRIEGSTFASGEAASITINATDFVEISGKPAASINPSLIASSATIQNESIRRIARLPDVPSGNAGNVTINTPVIRVFDGGLASVRNEGVGNAGTLGVNANLVILDKNGGLTAATSSGGGGNINVQAGNIILRNGSSISTNAGSSDGGDISLNTRTLAALGNSDITANAQGGFGGRVIIAAQGIFGTQFRESLTPQNDITATSDRGVEFSGTVEINTPDVDPSSGLVEVSANYVDENSRIATTCTANTGNSFVITGNSGLPLSPYDPLRVWYKTTSILSPSAVEDLRRENTNSPQSPLVEVTRWEVTQKGEVVLVANAANGSDWSKVAGCGG, from the coding sequence ATTAGAGCGAACGGTACAGCCAACTTATTTTTAATTAATCCCAACGGTATTATTTTCGGCCAGAACGCCCAATTAAATATTGGCGGTTCGTTCCTTGGTTCAACTGCTTCTAGTATTAGATTTGCTGATGGGAGTGAATTTAGCGCCACCAATCCCACTGCGCCTTCCTTGCTCTCGATTAACGTACCCATCGGCTTGCAGTTAGGAGCAAATCCAGCCCCAATCTCCGTTTCCGGCAACGGTCACGATTTCACACCTAGCGGGCCACAACCATTCTGGTTTCCCCTCCGAAGGGGTAATAGCAATGGGGGACTACGGGTGCAACCGGGAAAAACTTTCGCTCTCGTCGGTGGTGACATTAACCTATCTGGAGGTATTGTCGCTGCACCATCGGGACGCATAGAGTTAGCTAGCGTTAAAGAAGGTTCGGTCAGTATCGATTCGGCGGTTTCCGGTTGGAATTTGGGATATTCCGCTGTGCACAAAGACGGCGAGATCCAACTTACTTCAAGAGCATTACTCGATGTTTCCGGGGCGGGGAGTGGCTCGATTTTCGTCCAAACTGGTTCCTTGAGGATGCGGGATGCTTCTCTGATTTTGAGTCAAAACTTTGCTCCTTTACCTCCAGGCGCGATCGAAATTCGTGCTTCCCAATTAGTAGAATTGAGCAACCCCAATGGGGATGCCACAGTTAACACTTCGATCGTCAGCGATGCTCTCGGTGGGCCTGGGTCAAACATCACTATTTCATCCCAGCGGTTAGTATTATCCGATGGCTCAGGTATAGATGCTTTTGCCTACATTCCAGCTAAGGGCGGTAACATCACCGTAAATGCGATCGAATCTACCGAAATAATTGGCGCATCCCCCGTTAATCCATCGGCAGTTAGCAGCATCCAAAGTTTCACCTTAGGGGCGGGAGAGGGAGGAGATACCGCTTTATTGACAGGGCGATTGAGGATTGCTGGTGGAGGGGCTGTCGGCTCAACAACTGCTGGTACGGGAAACAGCGGTTCCGTGACTATTCGAGCCACTGATGGTATTGAGATAATCAGCATTCAACCCGTAACATTACTGCCCAGTATCGTCAATGCCGCCTCCATAGGAATTGGTAACGCTGGCAATTTGACACTAGAAGCTGCATCCTTAACTGTTCGGGATGGCGGAAGAATAGAAGGCTCTACTTTTGCCAGTGGAGAAGCTGCCAGCATCACCATCAATGCTACCGATTTTGTGGAAATCAGTGGCAAACCAGCAGCCAGCATCAATCCAAGTTTGATCGCATCTTCCGCCACCATTCAAAATGAATCGATCCGAAGAATAGCAAGATTGCCAGATGTTCCTTCTGGCAACGCAGGCAACGTAACCATTAATACACCTGTAATCCGAGTTTTCGATGGCGGTTTAGCTAGCGTCAGGAACGAAGGCGTAGGCAACGCCGGAACGTTGGGCGTTAATGCTAACTTAGTAATCCTAGATAAAAATGGCGGTTTAACAGCTGCGACTTCCTCTGGTGGTGGAGGTAATATTAACGTCCAAGCTGGGAATATCATTTTGCGAAACGGCAGCAGCATCTCCACGAATGCTGGCAGCAGCGATGGAGGTGATATCTCTCTCAATACTCGGACTTTGGCTGCTTTAGGCAATTCCGATATTACAGCTAACGCTCAAGGAGGTTTTGGGGGTCGGGTCATCATTGCCGCACAAGGTATTTTTGGCACTCAGTTCCGAGAAAGTTTGACACCGCAAAACGATATTACCGCCACTTCCGATCGGGGTGTTGAGTTTAGCGGTACGGTAGAAATTAATACACCTGATGTTGACCCCAGTTCGGGGTTAGTTGAAGTGTCGGCAAATTACGTTGATGAAAACTCGCGCATTGCCACTACTTGTACCGCTAACACGGGAAATAGTTTTGTAATTACGGGCAATAGCGGTTTACCCTTAAGCCCTTACGACCCGCTCAGAGTTTGGTATAAAACTACATCAATACTTTCCCCAAGTGCAGTAGAAGATCTCAGAAGGGAAAATACCAACTCGCCACAATCTCCTCTGGTGGAAGTGACAAGATGGGAAGTTACTCAAAAAGGGGAAGTAGTGTTAGTAGCCAATGCTGCCAATGGAAGTGATTGGAGTAAAGTAGCTGGGTGTGGCGGTTGA